One Pochonia chlamydosporia 170 chromosome 5, whole genome shotgun sequence DNA segment encodes these proteins:
- a CDS encoding alcohol dehydrogenase (similar to Colletotrichum fioriniae PJ7 XP_007597718.1), whose translation MPRKRLFITGASGYLGTVITTLAIKEHYSVFGLSRTEDSDRKLEILGAVPVRGDLTSLDVLRREAAASDGVIHLATSYTFGEPTYDVALPIDTAAVDAIVAGLAGSSKPLIVTAGTLQVVPDAEGRETDESAPVNVKTTFKRHLVETHALSLVDKGVRVSSIRLAPYVYGCGGSGVARMMGMGVKMGGLVTVDGGRNRTTTVHVDDAARLYLLALEGSKGGEVFNASADTDVTAAELYKTIGEAVGVPVRDMSFDEAKEVMGEMVTWFLGAENRASGEKARRLLGWEVGEMGILDEIKRGSYREVAEGLAKGKGSA comes from the coding sequence ATGCCCCGAAAACGACTCTTCATCACCGGCGCAAGcggctacctaggtaccgtcatcaccaccctcgcCATTAAAGAACACTACTCCGTCTTCGGCCTCTCCCGCACCGAAGACTCTGACCGAAAACTTGAAATCCTCGGCGCAGTCCCCGTCCGCGGCGACCTCACCTCCCTAGATGTTCTGCGCCGGGAAGCAGCCGCTTCGGATGGCGTGATCCACCTCGCTACTTCATATACATTCGGCGAACCAACCTATGATGTCGCTCTTCCCATCGACACTGCCGCCGTGGATGCCATTGTCGCTGGACTAGCGGGCTCTTCGAAACCCTTGATCGTCACGGCTGGTACATTGCAGGTCGTGCCGGATGCTGAGGGCAGGGAAACAGACGAGTCTGCTCCTGTGAATGTAAAAACTACATTCAAGAGACATCTGGTTGAGACACATGCTCTTTCACTTGTCGACAAGGGCGTAAGGGTAAGTAGTATCCGACTGGCGCCATATGTGTATGGTTGTGGAGGAAGCGGCGTGGCTCgcatgatggggatgggCGTCAAGATGGGGGGACTGGTGACGGTGGATGGAGGACGGAACCGCACTACGACAgttcatgttgatgatgccgcGAGGTTGTATTTGCTTGCGTTGGAGGGAAGTAAGGGAGGAGAGGTGTTTAATGCGAGTGCTGATACGGATGTTACGGCGGCAGAGTTGTATAAGACGATTGGGGAGGCGGTGGGCGTTCCGGTGCGGGATATGTCGTTTGATGAGGCTAAAGAGGTAATGGGAGAGATGGTGACTTGGTTTTTGGGGGCAGAGAATAGGGCTTCGggggagaaggcgaggaggcTTTTGGGGTGGGAAGTTGGGGAGATGGGGATATTGGATGAGATTAAGAGGGGGTCGTATCGGGAGGTTGCTGAGGGGTTGGCTAAGGGGAAGGGATCTGCTTGA